The Coffea arabica cultivar ET-39 chromosome 8e, Coffea Arabica ET-39 HiFi, whole genome shotgun sequence genome window below encodes:
- the LOC113705000 gene encoding corytuberine synthase-like, translated as MDFLRAKEGRLVSQGEVNIVTIFNMLHNILLSRDLAGLEEEGIESGIKSLVTTAMEVSAAQNVSDFYPFLGKLDLQGLHKKTLKFLIKIRCTHPGSPLSKRKEVEIHQSSKISSTTYSRTELFQAVTDTSTSTIQWKMAELVKNPEKMKQVHEELQREIKHNFLRESHPMQQLPYLEACVKEALHLHPPAPLLLPHHAHQTCQLTHRTIPKNAQVSINVWAIG; from the exons ATGGACTTTTTGAGGGCCAAGGAAGGTCGGCTGGTGAGCCAAGGCGAGGTGAACATTGTAACAATTTTTAACATGTTGCACAATATATTGTTGTCAAGAGATCTTGCTGGTTTGGAAGAAGAGGGCATAGAGAGTGGTATCAAATCTCTTGTAACAACAGCCATGGAAGTGTCTGCTGCTCAAAATGTATCAGATTTCTATCCATTTTTAGGCAAACTAGATCTTCAAGGTCTTCACAAAAAGACGTTAAAGTTTCTCATCAAAATTCGATGCACGCACCCCGGGAGCCCCTTATCGAAGAGAAAAGAAGTAGAGATACATCAAAGCAGCAAGATTTCTAGCACCACCTACTCAAGAACG GAATTGTTTCAGGCGGTCACAGACACCAGTACCTCTACAATTCAATGGAAAATGGCTGAGCTTGTAAAAAATCCAGAAAAGATGAAGCAAGTTCATGAAGAGCTCCAAAGAGAAATCAAGCATAATTTTCTGAGAGAATCACATCCAATGCAGCAGCTACCTTATCTTGAGGCCTGTGTTAAAGAAGCTCTGCATTTGCATCCTCCTGCACCATTGCTACTTCCTCACCATGCTCATCAAACATGCCAATTAACGCATCGTACAATACCTAAAAATGCTCAAGTATCAATTAATGTATGGGCTATTGGATGA